Proteins from a genomic interval of Rhodococcoides fascians A25f:
- the gmk gene encoding guanylate kinase yields the protein MVLSGPSGVGKSSVVRLVRAALPELVFSVSVTTRSPRPGETDGQDYHFVSADEFDRMIADGELLEWASIHGGLQRSGTPAAPVDAALEAGSPVLLELDLAGARAVRVSKPEALLVFMAPPTWEDLVSRLVGRATEESAATERRLETARVELAAQDEFDTVVVNTDVDHSCEQLVSLLVGRSSVGNS from the coding sequence GTGGTGCTCTCCGGTCCCTCGGGCGTCGGCAAGTCCAGTGTCGTTCGGCTCGTGCGCGCGGCGTTGCCCGAGCTCGTGTTCAGCGTGTCGGTCACGACTCGATCACCCCGACCCGGTGAGACCGACGGACAGGATTATCACTTCGTCTCCGCCGACGAGTTCGACCGGATGATCGCGGACGGCGAGCTGCTCGAGTGGGCGAGCATCCACGGTGGCCTGCAGCGGTCCGGCACTCCGGCCGCGCCCGTCGATGCCGCTCTCGAGGCGGGCAGCCCGGTTCTGCTCGAGCTCGACCTGGCGGGTGCTCGGGCGGTGCGCGTGTCCAAACCGGAGGCTCTACTGGTCTTCATGGCTCCGCCCACATGGGAAGACCTCGTCTCCCGGTTGGTCGGACGCGCGACCGAGGAAAGCGCGGCCACGGAGCGTCGACTGGAGACCGCGCGGGTGGAATTGGCCGCGCAGGACGAGTTCGACACAGTGGTTGTCAATACCGATGTCGACCATTCGTGCGAACAGTTGGTATCCTTGTTGGTCGGTAGGTCGTCGGTCGGCAACAGCTGA
- a CDS encoding primosomal protein N' gives MLPLAHLDREFDYLVPEEFGADAQPGVRVRVRFAGRLVDGFVVARLAETDHDGKLGWLERVVSAERVLTPEIAELAEVVADRYAGTRADVLRLAVPARHARVEAEATPVVDPPNEPAVDRVAWSAYTHGPNFLDALASGRLPRAVWQALPGEQWSIRLAEAAAVTVAGGRSAVVIVPDQRDLDRLEAACTGLLGAEHVVALSAGLGPAKRYRQWLRCLRSGPVVVVGTRSAVFAPVSTLGMIAIWDDGDDSFAEPRSPYPHAREVALLRAHVSGAAVVIGGHSRTAEAEALVDSGWAHDLVAPRELIRERQPHVVALADSDHALARDPAARVARLPAIAFEAARAALKADAPVLVQVPRAGYVPSLACAKCRNPARCRRCNGPLALPSAAGSDGASSPTCSWCGIADAAHRCTVCGSRNLRAVVIGAGRTAEELGRAFPGVPVHNSGGATVLDSVRPGAGLVVSTVGAEPTVEGGYGAALLLDGWALLGRADLRAAEETLRRWMTAAAMVRPGSDGGRVVVVAESEIPTVQALVRWDPLWHARSQLDERVEVRFPPAVHVAAIDGTTDAITALVESADLPEAVEVLGPVDLPDGQRPPASSGEDGLSGDVQRLLIRVPRSTGAALARALSAAQASRSAKKLGAGVRIQIDPIRIG, from the coding sequence ATGTTGCCGCTGGCGCATCTGGACCGCGAATTCGATTACCTCGTACCCGAGGAGTTCGGTGCGGATGCGCAACCCGGCGTCCGCGTTCGAGTGCGGTTCGCGGGCCGTTTGGTCGACGGTTTCGTGGTGGCCAGGCTGGCCGAGACCGACCATGACGGCAAACTCGGATGGCTCGAACGGGTGGTGTCCGCGGAGCGGGTTCTGACTCCCGAGATCGCCGAGCTCGCTGAGGTGGTTGCAGATCGCTACGCCGGAACACGAGCGGACGTGCTGCGTCTGGCCGTACCGGCCCGCCACGCGCGGGTGGAAGCGGAAGCCACACCTGTCGTCGATCCTCCGAACGAGCCTGCCGTCGACCGCGTGGCATGGTCCGCCTATACCCATGGCCCGAATTTCCTCGATGCCCTGGCGTCCGGCCGCCTCCCGCGAGCCGTGTGGCAGGCGCTGCCCGGCGAACAATGGTCGATTCGTCTGGCCGAGGCGGCCGCGGTGACGGTGGCAGGCGGTAGGTCCGCAGTGGTCATAGTGCCCGATCAGCGCGACCTCGATCGCCTGGAGGCGGCATGCACGGGGTTGCTCGGGGCCGAGCATGTTGTGGCGTTGTCGGCCGGACTGGGTCCGGCCAAGCGGTATCGGCAGTGGCTACGGTGTCTGCGATCGGGACCTGTGGTCGTCGTCGGCACGCGTAGTGCCGTCTTCGCTCCGGTGTCGACGCTCGGCATGATCGCGATCTGGGACGACGGCGACGACAGTTTTGCCGAGCCTCGGTCCCCGTATCCGCACGCGCGCGAGGTGGCGTTGCTCCGTGCTCACGTCTCCGGGGCGGCGGTGGTGATCGGTGGACACTCGCGTACGGCGGAGGCCGAAGCGCTCGTCGACTCCGGCTGGGCCCACGACCTCGTGGCTCCGCGTGAGCTGATCCGAGAGCGTCAACCTCACGTGGTCGCGCTGGCCGATTCGGACCACGCTCTGGCGCGGGATCCAGCGGCTCGCGTGGCACGACTACCGGCGATTGCCTTCGAGGCTGCTCGGGCGGCGTTGAAGGCCGACGCACCTGTGCTGGTGCAGGTTCCGCGTGCGGGCTATGTGCCGTCACTGGCATGCGCGAAGTGCCGGAATCCGGCGCGGTGTCGTCGATGCAACGGCCCGCTGGCGCTGCCCTCGGCTGCGGGCAGCGACGGTGCCAGCAGCCCTACGTGTTCGTGGTGCGGAATCGCCGACGCTGCGCATCGGTGCACGGTCTGCGGTTCGCGAAACCTACGTGCAGTCGTGATCGGTGCGGGTCGAACCGCCGAGGAACTGGGGCGGGCCTTTCCTGGTGTTCCCGTGCACAATTCGGGCGGCGCGACAGTACTCGACTCGGTCCGTCCCGGGGCCGGGCTCGTGGTGTCCACGGTGGGTGCCGAGCCGACGGTCGAGGGTGGCTACGGCGCGGCGTTGCTGCTCGACGGCTGGGCACTGCTCGGCCGCGCAGATCTGCGCGCCGCAGAGGAGACGCTGCGTCGGTGGATGACGGCCGCAGCCATGGTGCGGCCGGGTTCGGACGGTGGCCGTGTGGTCGTCGTGGCCGAATCCGAAATACCTACCGTGCAGGCTCTGGTTCGCTGGGATCCGTTGTGGCACGCGAGGAGTCAGCTGGACGAGCGTGTGGAGGTTCGCTTTCCGCCGGCCGTGCACGTTGCGGCGATCGACGGCACCACCGACGCGATCACTGCGCTGGTCGAGAGTGCAGACCTGCCCGAGGCAGTGGAAGTGCTCGGACCGGTCGATCTGCCGGACGGCCAACGCCCTCCTGCAAGTAGCGGAGAGGACGGGCTTTCCGGTGATGTGCAGCGGCTGCTGATACGCGTACCCCGCAGTACCGGGGCGGCACTGGCTCGGGCGTTGTCGGCTGCGCAGGCATCTCGCAGTGCCAAGAAACTCGGTGCGGGAGTGCGGATTCAGATAGATCCTATTCGGATCGGTTGA
- a CDS encoding GGDEF domain-containing protein: protein MAGSAGRRVVVVLGCVLAVVLLVGSGVLGHRISVLIDDVAQLAGGIAATVVCGRTARSRTGSERQWRVLMAAGMACWSAGMAVWAFYRSVLDMPLPTASVADVGFFLFPVFAVPALFAFVGVSPRRAAAGARHIWLMSLLDGAVVVGSLFVLSWATVLGAVVHSSESEPIEFLVAVMYPITDLVLVAMIVLLIVIPTIAARYRSQLTLLGAGILMLAISDSIYAYLVAIGAEFMPVLTDGGFIAGTALIALAAATPRTVDNGPSVYIPSTYGPSTYNPSTPGQEPTAFAGTDSIAGERTQMLLPYALMGAIGIVLAVLRVLTGTLDSTVIVLGVAVVLLSLVRQMITLIQNDNLLRSLTLARDELTYRAHHDGLTGLLNRSSFDEHLRAAVNDARAGRKSAVLLLIDLDNFKSVNDRFGHGGGDELLIELARRLDRCVGEGVVARFGGDEFTALVHADLDTGRATAARIAEAMRTPHEIDGHPVSVGACVGVVQIGRTTGVDPEDTAPRTTGVDEDELMRLADRAMYRAKHEGKAGVYGYDAVGTLSRVPMDIDQDNLGTKPKMVAGEPDPARLMGPPTRT, encoded by the coding sequence ATGGCCGGATCAGCGGGGCGACGGGTTGTCGTCGTGCTCGGCTGCGTTCTCGCCGTCGTCCTCCTGGTCGGATCCGGCGTTCTCGGCCACCGCATCTCGGTGCTGATCGACGACGTCGCACAGCTCGCAGGCGGAATCGCCGCGACGGTCGTCTGCGGCCGGACAGCCAGGAGTCGGACGGGTTCCGAACGCCAGTGGCGCGTGCTGATGGCCGCGGGAATGGCGTGCTGGAGCGCAGGCATGGCGGTATGGGCCTTCTACCGATCCGTGCTCGACATGCCGCTGCCGACCGCATCGGTCGCAGACGTCGGGTTCTTCCTTTTTCCCGTCTTCGCCGTTCCCGCTCTGTTCGCCTTCGTGGGAGTGTCGCCCCGACGAGCGGCCGCAGGTGCCCGCCACATCTGGCTCATGTCGCTGCTCGACGGTGCAGTCGTCGTGGGATCACTCTTCGTTCTGTCATGGGCCACCGTGCTCGGTGCGGTCGTGCACTCGTCGGAGTCCGAACCCATCGAGTTCCTGGTGGCCGTCATGTACCCCATCACCGATCTGGTTCTCGTCGCCATGATCGTGCTGCTCATCGTGATTCCGACCATCGCGGCGCGGTACAGGTCACAGCTCACCCTGCTCGGTGCAGGAATCCTGATGCTGGCGATCTCGGACAGCATCTACGCGTACCTGGTCGCAATCGGGGCAGAGTTCATGCCCGTCCTGACGGACGGCGGATTCATCGCCGGCACCGCGCTCATCGCGCTCGCGGCCGCCACACCGAGAACCGTCGACAACGGCCCTTCGGTGTACATCCCCTCGACATACGGCCCTTCGACCTACAACCCTTCGACGCCCGGCCAGGAACCCACTGCGTTTGCCGGCACGGACAGCATTGCCGGTGAACGAACGCAGATGCTGCTGCCCTATGCGCTCATGGGCGCCATCGGCATCGTGCTGGCGGTTCTGCGTGTGCTGACCGGCACCCTCGACTCGACGGTCATCGTGCTCGGGGTTGCGGTGGTGCTGCTCTCGCTCGTCCGACAGATGATCACCTTGATACAGAACGACAACCTGCTCCGTAGCTTGACTCTGGCTCGGGACGAGCTGACCTACCGCGCGCACCACGACGGACTGACCGGACTGCTCAATCGATCGTCGTTCGACGAACACCTGCGCGCAGCGGTGAACGACGCCCGAGCGGGCCGGAAGAGCGCAGTCCTACTGCTGATCGACCTCGACAATTTCAAGAGTGTCAACGACCGATTCGGGCACGGCGGCGGCGACGAACTGTTGATCGAACTCGCACGCCGACTCGACAGATGCGTGGGCGAGGGTGTGGTGGCGCGTTTCGGCGGCGACGAGTTCACCGCCTTGGTCCACGCCGACCTCGACACCGGGCGCGCCACAGCAGCGCGCATCGCCGAAGCTATGCGCACTCCCCATGAAATCGACGGGCATCCGGTCTCGGTCGGCGCGTGCGTCGGTGTCGTGCAGATAGGCCGCACAACCGGCGTCGACCCCGAAGACACTGCACCACGAACCACCGGTGTCGACGAGGACGAGCTGATGCGGCTCGCCGATCGCGCGATGTATCGGGCCAAACATGAGGGGAAGGCCGGGGTCTACGGCTACGACGCCGTGGGCACGCTCAGCCGAGTACCGATGGACATCGATCAGGACAACCTGGGTACCAAACCGAAAATGGTTGCAGGAGAACCAGATCCGGCACGGTTGATGGGACCGCCGACCAGAACGTAG
- a CDS encoding PadR family transcriptional regulator, whose product MRGAPFQMWVAQADDDVPVDEGGHRERGRGKRGHGERGRRGAGGGFGRGREGMRPGFGAGGFGAGGFGPNADFGRGRGRGGRGRRGDVRAAILLLLEERPMHGYELIQQIADKSNGTWKPSPGSIYPALSQLEDEGLVLIDKVAGRKTAALTDEGRSHIEQHREDLGSPWDDVADSVGFDARDLRALIGQLMGAAGQVAGVGTSRQVEQAADILVEARKSMYRILAEDGPNDAEPDETVDAPDAT is encoded by the coding sequence ATGCGCGGCGCACCGTTTCAGATGTGGGTTGCTCAGGCCGACGATGACGTCCCGGTGGACGAGGGCGGTCATCGAGAGCGAGGACGCGGAAAGAGAGGACACGGTGAACGCGGCAGGCGCGGTGCAGGAGGTGGGTTCGGACGCGGCCGCGAGGGCATGCGGCCCGGTTTCGGTGCCGGCGGTTTCGGGGCTGGTGGTTTCGGACCGAATGCAGATTTCGGCCGAGGTCGGGGTCGAGGAGGGCGAGGTCGACGCGGAGATGTGCGTGCGGCAATCCTGCTGCTGCTCGAGGAGCGTCCGATGCACGGATACGAGCTCATTCAGCAGATCGCCGACAAGAGCAACGGCACCTGGAAGCCGAGCCCGGGCTCGATCTATCCGGCTCTGTCTCAGCTCGAGGACGAGGGCCTGGTTCTCATCGACAAGGTGGCCGGACGCAAGACGGCAGCTCTCACCGATGAGGGGCGATCGCACATCGAGCAGCATCGCGAGGACCTGGGCAGTCCGTGGGACGACGTCGCCGATTCGGTCGGTTTCGACGCACGGGATCTGCGCGCACTCATCGGACAGTTGATGGGTGCGGCCGGCCAGGTGGCCGGAGTCGGCACGTCCCGACAGGTCGAACAGGCTGCCGACATCCTCGTCGAGGCGCGGAAGTCCATGTACCGCATCCTCGCGGAGGACGGGCCGAACGACGCCGAGCCCGACGAGACGGTCGACGCTCCCGACGCGACATGA
- the metK gene encoding methionine adenosyltransferase has protein sequence MSTSGSRLFTSESVTEGHPDKICDAISDSILDALLTEDPRARVAVETLVTTGQVHVAGEVNTTAYADIPKIVREKVLEIGYDSSAKGFDGNSCGVNVAIGAQSPEIAQGVDHSHEARVEGLSDDEIDRQGAGDQGLMFGYANTDTPELMPLPIALAHRLARRLTEVRKSGVLPYLRPDGKTQVTIEYDGDNAVRLDTVVISTQHAADIDLDNLLTPDIREKVLGSVLAELNVPTLDTSDVRLLVNPTGKFVLGGPMGDAGLTGRKIIVDTYGGMARHGGGAFSGKDPSKVDRSAAYAMRWVAKNAVAAGLADRIEVQVAYAIGKAAPVGLFVETFGTEKTDPVKIRAAISEVFDLRPGAIIRDLDLLRPIYAPTAAYGHFGRTDIDLPWESTDRADKLRDAAGL, from the coding sequence GTGAGCACGTCCGGTAGTCGGCTTTTCACCAGCGAGTCCGTTACAGAGGGTCATCCCGACAAGATCTGTGACGCCATCAGCGATTCGATTCTCGATGCTCTGCTCACGGAGGATCCGCGTGCCCGGGTCGCCGTCGAGACGTTGGTCACAACCGGGCAGGTTCATGTTGCGGGTGAGGTCAACACCACAGCGTATGCCGACATCCCGAAGATCGTGCGCGAGAAGGTCCTCGAGATCGGATACGACTCGTCGGCAAAGGGTTTCGACGGTAACTCGTGCGGGGTGAACGTCGCCATCGGTGCGCAGTCTCCGGAAATTGCTCAGGGCGTCGACCATTCTCACGAGGCTCGCGTCGAAGGGCTGTCCGACGACGAGATCGACCGGCAGGGCGCGGGGGACCAGGGCCTGATGTTCGGGTACGCCAACACCGACACGCCCGAGTTGATGCCGTTGCCGATCGCGTTGGCCCACCGTCTCGCACGGCGGCTGACCGAGGTTCGCAAGAGTGGAGTGCTGCCGTACTTGCGCCCGGACGGCAAGACTCAGGTGACTATCGAGTACGACGGCGACAACGCTGTTCGTCTGGACACCGTGGTGATCTCGACTCAGCATGCGGCCGACATCGACCTCGACAATCTGCTCACACCCGACATTCGCGAGAAGGTTCTGGGTTCGGTTCTGGCCGAGTTGAACGTGCCGACCCTCGACACCTCCGACGTGCGCCTGTTGGTCAATCCCACCGGCAAGTTCGTGCTCGGTGGCCCGATGGGTGACGCCGGATTGACCGGACGCAAGATCATCGTCGACACTTACGGCGGCATGGCGCGGCACGGCGGCGGAGCGTTCTCCGGTAAAGATCCGTCGAAAGTCGATCGCAGCGCCGCCTACGCGATGCGGTGGGTTGCCAAGAATGCCGTCGCGGCCGGCCTCGCCGATCGCATCGAGGTCCAGGTGGCGTACGCGATCGGTAAGGCTGCGCCGGTCGGTCTGTTCGTCGAGACCTTCGGCACGGAGAAGACCGATCCTGTGAAGATCCGCGCGGCGATCAGTGAGGTGTTCGACCTGCGCCCCGGCGCCATCATCCGCGACCTGGATCTGCTGCGGCCGATCTACGCTCCGACCGCGGCGTACGGCCACTTCGGCCGTACCGATATCGATCTGCCGTGGGAGTCCACCGATCGGGCCGACAAGCTCCGGGATGCGGCCGGTCTGTAG
- the mihF gene encoding integration host factor, actinobacterial type: MALPQLTPEQRAAALEKAAIARKARAELKERLKRGGTDLKRVLKDAETDEILGKMKVSALLEALPKVGKVKAAELMTELEIAPTRRLRGLGDRQRKALLTKFDFEA, translated from the coding sequence GTGGCCCTTCCCCAGTTGACCCCCGAGCAGCGTGCCGCTGCCCTCGAGAAGGCAGCGATCGCACGGAAAGCGCGCGCCGAGCTCAAGGAGCGACTCAAGCGTGGCGGCACCGATCTCAAGCGGGTGCTCAAAGATGCCGAGACGGACGAGATTCTCGGCAAGATGAAGGTGTCCGCGTTGCTCGAGGCGTTGCCCAAGGTAGGCAAGGTCAAGGCCGCGGAGCTGATGACGGAATTGGAGATCGCACCGACGCGTCGCCTTCGTGGTCTCGGAGATCGGCAGCGCAAGGCGCTGCTGACGAAGTTCGATTTCGAGGCCTGA
- the rpoZ gene encoding DNA-directed RNA polymerase subunit omega: MSSISAAVSDFDGRSALPAYDTPLGITNPPIDELLARTSSKYALVIYAAKRARQINDYYNQLGDGILEYVGPLVEPGLQEKPLSIALREIHADLLEHTEGE; this comes from the coding sequence GTGAGCAGCATTTCAGCGGCCGTTTCCGACTTCGACGGACGCAGCGCTCTGCCGGCCTACGACACGCCGCTCGGCATCACCAATCCGCCCATCGACGAGTTGCTTGCCCGCACCTCGTCCAAGTACGCATTGGTCATCTACGCAGCCAAGCGCGCACGCCAGATCAACGACTACTACAACCAGCTCGGTGACGGCATCCTTGAGTACGTGGGACCCCTGGTCGAGCCAGGCCTGCAGGAGAAGCCGCTGTCGATCGCACTGCGAGAGATCCATGCAGATCTCCTCGAGCACACCGAAGGCGAATAA
- a CDS encoding cyclase family protein has translation MKRRQLFRRVTTGVAVLVGARLVAPATADALPGTGSAQPAGPAVPLDRLLQIVSLSHVNDPALTPIFPGDPEFTLETAFTVAEDGFYLQYVKEGEHTGTHWGAPAHFQEGGLTADQLDPQDLFLPAVKIDIREQAAADADYAVTVADLQSWEAVHGPIPAGAAVIAWTGWSSRWGTDAYANADADGVTHQPGFSAEAAQWLIDTGKLADRGALGTDTFGPDLGNDETYPVSVKLYDRRRISLENLTNLESIPATGAYVLVGGPINRAGSGSPATIFGLVPRLS, from the coding sequence ATGAAGAGAAGGCAGCTGTTTCGCCGAGTGACGACAGGTGTGGCAGTGCTGGTGGGGGCAAGGCTGGTTGCGCCTGCCACCGCCGACGCCCTGCCCGGTACCGGCTCGGCGCAGCCTGCCGGGCCTGCCGTTCCGTTGGATCGCCTGCTGCAGATCGTGTCTCTGTCGCACGTCAACGATCCGGCTCTCACTCCGATCTTTCCCGGCGATCCCGAGTTCACTCTCGAGACGGCGTTCACTGTCGCCGAGGACGGGTTCTACCTCCAGTACGTCAAGGAAGGCGAGCACACCGGAACCCACTGGGGAGCGCCCGCGCATTTTCAGGAGGGTGGACTGACCGCCGACCAACTCGATCCGCAAGACCTGTTTCTGCCCGCGGTGAAGATCGATATCCGCGAGCAGGCGGCGGCCGACGCAGACTACGCCGTCACGGTCGCAGATCTGCAGAGCTGGGAAGCCGTGCATGGACCAATTCCGGCGGGGGCGGCCGTCATTGCGTGGACCGGATGGTCGTCGCGTTGGGGCACCGACGCGTACGCCAACGCAGACGCGGACGGTGTGACACACCAACCCGGCTTCTCGGCGGAGGCGGCTCAGTGGCTGATCGACACGGGCAAGCTCGCAGATCGAGGAGCGCTCGGCACCGATACCTTCGGGCCCGATCTTGGCAACGACGAGACCTACCCGGTGTCGGTCAAGCTCTACGACAGGCGTCGGATCAGCTTGGAGAACCTGACCAATTTGGAGTCCATCCCGGCCACAGGTGCCTACGTTCTGGTCGGCGGTCCCATCAACCGTGCCGGATCTGGTTCTCCTGCAACCATTTTCGGTTTGGTACCCAGGTTGTCCTGA
- the coaBC gene encoding bifunctional phosphopantothenoylcysteine decarboxylase/phosphopantothenate--cysteine ligase CoaBC, with amino-acid sequence MHVVVGVGGGIAAYKSCSLIRSFTESGHRVRVIPTESALEFVGRATFEALSGQPVHTGVFAEVPEVPHVRLGQEADLVVVAPATADLMARIAGGRADDLLTATLLTARCPVVLAPAMHTEMWEHPATVANVATLRSRGTHVIEPASGRLTGRDTGSGRLPEPDEIFALSMLVSERADALPRDLEGRRVLVSAGGTREPLDPVRFLGNRSSGKQGYALARVAAQRGAQVTLVAGYTSDLDAPAAVDVVNVKTASDMQDAVRKHAVGVDAVVMAAAVADFRPESIAGSKIKKGANEPSSIPLIRNDDILAGLVAARRDGDIESSTVIVGFAAETGDADGDVLTYARAKLERKGCDLLVVNAVGDGKAFEVDHNDGWLLGADGSEAALGEGSKALLASRVLDSVVQMLDTRSPRPTSNPR; translated from the coding sequence TTGCATGTCGTCGTCGGAGTAGGCGGAGGTATCGCCGCCTACAAGAGTTGTTCGCTCATTCGCAGCTTCACCGAGAGCGGACATCGGGTTCGAGTGATTCCGACCGAATCCGCGCTCGAGTTCGTCGGACGTGCGACGTTCGAGGCACTCTCCGGCCAGCCGGTGCACACCGGCGTCTTCGCGGAGGTTCCGGAAGTTCCTCACGTGCGTCTGGGCCAGGAGGCGGACCTCGTCGTCGTGGCACCGGCCACCGCGGACCTGATGGCCCGGATTGCGGGAGGGCGTGCGGACGACCTGCTCACCGCAACTCTTCTCACTGCCCGCTGCCCGGTTGTTCTCGCACCGGCGATGCACACCGAGATGTGGGAGCACCCGGCCACTGTCGCCAACGTTGCCACGCTTCGGTCGCGTGGCACACACGTGATCGAGCCGGCGTCCGGGCGGTTGACCGGACGCGACACCGGTTCGGGGCGGCTTCCGGAACCGGACGAGATATTCGCACTGTCGATGCTCGTGAGCGAGAGAGCCGATGCCCTCCCACGAGATCTCGAGGGGCGTCGTGTTCTGGTGTCCGCCGGAGGCACCCGTGAGCCCCTGGACCCGGTTCGCTTTTTGGGTAATCGGAGTTCGGGCAAGCAGGGATATGCGCTGGCCAGGGTCGCCGCGCAGCGCGGTGCCCAGGTGACCTTGGTTGCCGGATACACCAGCGACCTCGACGCGCCGGCTGCAGTCGACGTCGTGAACGTCAAGACCGCCTCGGACATGCAGGACGCTGTTCGCAAACATGCCGTCGGCGTCGATGCAGTGGTCATGGCGGCCGCGGTTGCGGATTTCCGCCCCGAGTCCATCGCGGGAAGCAAGATCAAGAAGGGCGCGAACGAGCCGTCCTCGATCCCGTTGATCCGTAACGACGACATACTCGCCGGCCTGGTCGCAGCTCGACGAGACGGCGACATCGAATCATCGACGGTCATCGTCGGGTTCGCCGCCGAGACAGGCGACGCAGACGGCGATGTGCTGACATACGCGCGGGCCAAGCTCGAACGCAAGGGCTGCGATCTGCTCGTGGTGAACGCGGTCGGTGACGGCAAGGCATTCGAGGTGGACCACAACGACGGTTGGTTGCTCGGAGCCGATGGTTCCGAGGCTGCATTGGGAGAGGGCTCGAAAGCTCTCCTCGCGAGCCGCGTCCTGGATTCGGTGGTGCAGATGCTCGATACGAGGAGCCCTCGACCGACTTCGAATCCCCGATGA